Proteins from one Vanessa atalanta chromosome 15, ilVanAtal1.2, whole genome shotgun sequence genomic window:
- the LOC125069507 gene encoding N-alpha-acetyltransferase 60 has protein sequence MAGFSWYLSEGFQVIIEKSKEAKCSLKDVQLRFLCPDDLEEVRSLCRDWFPIEYPQSWYEDITSSERFFALAAIYKTQIIGLIVAEIKPYLKLNAEDRGILSRWFATKETLVAYILSLGVVRSYRRSGVATMLLDVLINHLSGPVHQPPHEHRVKAIFLHVLTTNKEAILFYEKRRFRLHSFLPYYYSIKGRCKDGFTYVYYVNGGHAPWGLYDYVKYVARAAWRGGGLYPWLWGKLRTALTIAWHRKKKLKASSDIKYAV, from the exons ATGGCTGGATTCAGCTG GTATCTGTCTGAAGGCTTCCAAGTAATAATTGAGAAGTCAAAAGAAGCAAAATGTTCTCTGAAAGATGTACAGTTGCGTTTCTTGTGCCCTGACGATCTGGAGGAG GTAAGATCTTTGTGCAGAGACTGGTTTCCAATAGAGTATCCACAATCATGGTAtgaggacataacatcttctgAGAGATTCTTCGCCCTAGCTGCAATATATAAAACCCAGATAATTGGTCTTATAGTTGCCGAGATTAAACCTTATCTCAAACTCAATGCAGAAGACCGAGGAATACTCTCAAGATGGTTTGCCACCAAGGAAACACTGGTTGCATATATATTATCACTAG GAGTGGTACGTTCATACCGTCGATCAGGAGTAGCTACAATGCTACTGGATGTACTAATCAACCATTTATCTGGACCAGTGCATCAGCCACCTCACGAACATCGTGTTAAAGCAATATTTCTCCATGTACTAACAACAAACAAAGaagctattttgttttatgaaaagAGAAG attcAGACTGCACTCTTTCCTGCCGTATTACTATTCAATAAAAGGCCGGTGCAAAGATGGATTCACATATGTATACTATGTTAACGGAGGCCATGCACCTTGGGGGTTGTATGATTATGTGAAGTATGTAGCTCGAGCAGCATGGCGTGGAGGCGGCCTTTACCCCTGGCTGTGGGGCAAGCTGCGGACTGCTCTCACCATCGCTTGGCATAG gaaGAAAAAACTAAAGGCATCGAGTGATATTAAGTATGCAGTATAG